Genomic DNA from Comamonas resistens:
GGATTTAAGGCTGATCGTCGACTCCATCGATTCCGCAGATGACAATCTGGCCACCCAAATGGCCAAGCTGCGTCACAGACTCACACCCACTCTCACACGCAAGGGCCTTGAATTGCACTGGTCCGTCAGCAACCCCGAATTGCAAGTAGGTCCCCTCACCTCTTTGTCCTTGCCACGGGGACAAATCGCCCATCAGATATTGAAGGTATTTCAAACCAGCATCAGCAATATCGTGGAGCATTCTCAAGCCAGTGAGATATGGGTCACCCTTCAGCCAGACAAATGTGAAAATTCTTCAAACCCTGACTGGGACTGGTATCTATGCATTGAAGACAACGGCAAGGGCTTCAATCTGCAACAGGTTTTGGCAGATGCATCTCAAGCGGGCCAAGGTATCAAGAATATGTTTCATCGCATGGCCCATATTGGCGCCGACCTGCAAATACAAGCTCGGCAAGATGGCGGCACCCAGGTCTTGATACGCTGGCGCCAGCGTGAGCTGAGGGAGTCACTCAAACCATAGCACAAGCCCCTATGAAAAGAGAAGCAGGCCCTGCACCTACCTGCAGGGATTGCTTCTCTTTTCTGCTCGTTCAAGGCCTGCCGCGTCACCATCCATTCAGTGACCTTTAGGCCTTCCGCAACGATCAACCCACCTGATTTTTGATCAAGGTCTGCACCGATTCCGGCCAGCGGATTGCTTCTCCATCCACATCGGTGAACACCGTTTGCTGGCCAGCACTCAGCAACCAGATACGCAGACCGTTACGTTCGGGGTTGATCACGATGGCCGCAGACTCCTCGCCCCCCTGGTGCTGGCGATTACCGAATACGTACAGCTCGCCGTCTTGTGCTTCCAGCGGACCGACCGTCTCCAGGTTCTTGAGCACGGTTTCATATTGGTCACCGAGCAGCGTCTTGAGTCGCTGCGCCAGCACACCCTCTTTCAGATAGTCCACACCATCCCAGCGATATTTACCTTTCAGGCCTGTGAGGCTGCTCAGACCCTCTTCGCCTTCCTTGGTCACATGCAGAACATTGACCTGCTTGATCTCGAAGCTGGAGGCCTGAACCTGCGCCGTGGCTGCAGGCTCCTCAACCTTGGCCTCTGCATGTGGCATGGCTGCGGCGGCATCCGCTGCAGGTGCGGTGGTCGGAGACGGTGACTTGGTTTTATCGCAGGCCGCCAGCAGGGCTGCAGCCGCCAGTGCCAGGGCTGCGACGTTAAAAAGATTACGTGACATGAACTCACACTCCTTGTTTCAGCTCACTTGCTTTCAGTGAGATTGTGCAGACAACAGCTGCCCGTTTTACTCTGACAGGACAGCTCGGCGGGTCATTGACGGAGACCAAACCGGCATACCCTGGCCCATGGCACACTTCGGCTATCTCGCGGCCCTACGGGCCCGCCCTCTTCAAGAGCAGCGGCGCCTTGTGTACGCTGCCCGGCACAGCCAGTCTTTGCATGCCTTTGCACGCTTTTCGCACCATGAACTCCACCACTTCCGCCCTGCGCCCCGTGCGTTGCCAGTACGAAACCTTTATGCGCCATGTATTCGAGCATGGCGCATCCAAGACCGATCGCACAGGCACAGGTACGCGCAGCGTGTTCGGCTATCAGATGCGCTTCAACCTCAACGAAGGCTTTCCCCTGGTTACCACCAAAAAAGTGCATCTGAAGTCCATCATTCTTGAATTGCTGTGGTTTCTGCGTGGCGACAGCAATGTCAAATGGTTGCAGGAACGCGGCTGCACCATCTGGGACGAGTGGGCCGACAAGGAAACCGGCGATCTGGGCCCCGTGTACGGCGTGCAGTGGCGCAGCTGGCCCAAGGCCGACGGCACGCACATCGACCAGATTGCCGAGGTCGTCAAACAGCTCAAGAGCAGCCCCGACAGCCGCCGCATCATCGTCAGCGCCTGGAACGTGGCCGAGCTGGACCAGATGGCTCTGATGCCCTGCCACTCCTTCTTCCAGTTCTATGTGGCCGACGGCAAGCTCAGCTGCCAGCTCTACCAGCGCAGTGCAGACATTTTCCTGGGCGTGCCCTTCAACATCGCCAGCTATGCGCTGCTGACCCATATGCTGGCCCAGCAATGCGACCTTCACGTTGGTGACTTCATCTGGACCGGCGGCGACTGCCACATCTACAACAACCACTTCGAGCAAGTGCAGACCCAGCTGGCACGCCAGCCCTTCGCCTATCCGACGCTGAATATCAAACGCAAGCCCGACTCCATCTTCGGCTACGAATACGAAGACTTCGAAGTGCTGGACTATCAGCACCATGCGGGCATCAAGGCAACTGTGGCGGTTTAAGCTTGCAACCCATCTGTTCACTATAAAAATCAAAGCTGCTTGCGCTTGATTTCAATAGGTTTCAACATCATTAACCCATGAAACTTATGAATAAAAAGCGCCAGCAGCTTCTTTATTGATAGCTATGGCCATACAACTCATCTATGCCCGAGCCGCCAACGGAGTCATTGGCAAGGACAACACCATGCCCTGGCATCTGCCGGAAGACATGGCCCACTTCAAGGAACTGACCCATGGCTGCGCCGTCATCATGGGCCGCAAGACCTGGGACTCGCTGCCGCCACGCTTTCGCCCTCTGCCCGGCCGTACCAATATCGTCGTCACGCGCCAGGATGGCTGGCAACCCGAGCCTGCCTCCGACCAGGTCGTGCGCGCAACCAGTCTGGAGGCTGCACTGGAGCTAGGACAAAAGCTATCGCAGGATGTCTGGGTCATCGGTGGAGCACAGATCTATGCCCAGGCACTGCCACTGGCCGACGCCGTCGAAGTGACCGAAATCGGCTGCGACTATGAAGGCGATGCCTTTGCCCCCGAACTGGGCGCCGACTGGAAGGCTGTGCGCCGCAGCGAACATGTCTCGGCCAAGGGCCTGCCCTACAGCTTTACGCGCTTTGAGCATGCTTGAATGAACTGCCAGCACTGACCCCGCACACAGAAGCTTGCACCTCAAGACATCTGTGGTGCAGGCTGACACGCCGACAGTCCGCAGGGGGACAGTTTCCCTCTTGCAGTCCGCATGCTGCATTGCAACAATGAACCTGTGTGACAAACAACTGTCACACCCGTCTGCTACCAGCTCCTGCACCGCCCATCCTCAAATCATTGTTTGCCCGCATTGCCCTCAACCATGAGCCTAGTCCAGCCTCTACCCTCCGGCGCCCTCGACATCGTGGGAGACATCCACGGCGAATACGATGCGCTGGTTCAGTTGCTGGCCCATCTGGGCTATGACCACGAAGGCCAACACCCCGAAGGACGGCATCTGGTCTTCGTGGGTGATTTCTGCGACCGCGGGCCGGACAGCCCCTCCGTGCTGGGCCTGGTCGGTCGCATGCTGGCCTCCGGCAACGCACATGCCGTATTGGGCAACCACGAAATCAACCTGCTGCGCGAAGATGCCAAGGATGGCTCCGGCTGGTTTTTCGACAGCCGTGCAGAGGCAGACCAACCCAAATACGCGCCCTTTGCCCGCATGCCCGAGGCCGAAATTCCGGACATGCTGCAAACCCTCAACCGGCTGCCCGTGGCTCTGGAGCGCGAAGACCTGCGCGTGGTTCACGCGGCCTGGCTGCCCATCCAGATAGCCATGGCGCGTGAGCTGCCAGCCGGCAGCGCCCGCCGCTCCTACGACCATTTCGAGCAGATTGCCGCCGAGCGAGCAATCATCAACCGTGTCGCCCAGCGCATGCGCGAGGAGGATCGCAACTGGCCCCATAGCCTGGAAGACCTTCGCTACGAGCCTCCCTTTCTGCCCGCCCACAGCGAACGCGAACTGGCCAAAGCCATGGTCAACCCACTGAAAGTGCTCACCACCGGCGTGGAGCGCGAATGTCGCCGCCCCTTCTACGCCGGCGGGAAATGGCGCTTTGTGGAACGCGTGGCCTGGTGGAATGAATACACCGAAGCACCCGCAGTCATCGTCGGCCATTACTGGCGCCGCCTGCGCCCCAGCGATGCACCTGCGCATGGTTCGCAATTTGAGAACCTGTTCGGCAGCACCCCACCCCTGTCGTGGCACGGTCAGCGCAACAATGTGTTTTGCGTGGACTTCTCCGTCGGTGCCCGCTGGCTCAACCGCCTGCGCGGCGAGGATCCCAGCGAACGCAGCAAGCTGGCAGCCATGCGCTGGCCCGAACGAGTGCTGGTGTTCGATGATGGCACCCAGGCCATGTCAGAGAGGTTTGGGGACGATTCATACGGCTGAATAAACGCGCCCCGCATTGTTTCTTTTTTGAGCTGCCTGTGCTGCAGTGAATGATCAAGACTGTCAAGATCGAGCTGACGTAAATTTCTGAGCTGCCTGTGCGGCAGCGAACAAATCTCTTGATGGATTCACGTCTAGCATCAATTTCTGAGCTGCCTGTGCGGCAGCGAACGAGATCACCGAAACCGTAGCTTTGGGTCTGAATTTCTGAGCTGCCTGTGCGGCAGCGAACGGAGGTGGCGGCAATCGAGGCAGCACCATTGCTTTCTGAGCTGCCTGTGCGGCAGCGAACGACTGGCTGAAGAAGCAGAGCGCTGCCCGACATTTCTGAGCTGCCTGTGCGGCAGCGAACGCAAGGGAGACAAGGGGGATAAGGGCGACCAATTTCTGAGCTGCCTGTGCGGCAGTGAACCTGCTGCAGCGTGGTCTGGTAGAGCGTCACCATTTCTGAGCTGCCTGTGCGGCAGCGAACATGCTGGCATGAACAACGCTCACGCGAAGTTTTTTCTGAGCTGCCTGTGCGGCAGCGAACCCGGTCACACCGCAACAAAGGGCGATTTTGGTTTTCTGAGCTGCCTGTGCGGCAGCGAACGACGGTTTCGGTGATCTCCGACAGCTTGCGCTTTTCTGAGCTGCCTGTGCGGCAGCGAACCTCAGCTCAAGCACTCCAGTGTGAAGATCGCTTTTCTGAGCTGCCTGTGCGGCAGCGAACATTGACGCCAAGATCAAGGCAGCGTGCTGCGATTTCTGAGCTGCCTGTGCGGCAGCGAACGGACTTTATAAGCACAATCGCTCCATTGGTCATTTCTGAGCTGCCTGTGCGGCAGCGAACGCGGAAACGTCTTCTGTGACTGCAGGCAGGTTTTTCTGAGCTGCCTGTGCGGCAGCGAACAGGCCGTCTGCATTGGCGCTGCAGGTCAGGCATTTCTGAGCTGCCTGTGCGGCAGCGAACGCCAGCGCCGGAGCCAGCGGGGAAGAATTCCATTTCTGAGCTGCCTGTGCGGCAGCGAACTTTTTGAGATACGAGTCTGTCAGGCCGAGCACATTTCTGAGCTGCCTGTGCGGCAGCGAACCGAGGGCAGCGTTACGCCTCTCTCAGCGAACCTTTCTGAGCTGCCTGTGCGGCAGCGAACGTCTTGCATGTTGTGCAGACCTTGTGGGTCTTTTTCTGAGCTGCCTGTGCGGCAGCGAACGGTTGGACGTCAGGCCGCAGCCTGCTGCTTGTTTTCTGAGCTGCCTGTGCGGCAGCGAACGTGGCGGCTCATGGCCCGGCACGCCTTCCCATTTTCTGAGCTGCCTGTGCGGCAGCGAACATCCATCAGCTTCTCTGCAGGCCGTTTTGTGGCTTTCTGAGCTGCCTGTGCGGCAGCGAACGGCGATACTCTGGGCCTAATCACCGACGCAGTTTTCTGAGCTGCCTGTGCGGCAGCGAACACCCAAGCACAACAACCAGAGGCGCTGAGGCTTTTCTGAGCTGCCTGTGCGGCAGCGAACGCTCAACTCGATGAACCCCACGCCTGTGCATCTTTCTGAGCTGCCTGTGCGGCAGCGAACATTCGAGCAGGGCCAGGCCTTGCTCTGTTTCATTTCTGAGCTGCCTGTGCGGCAGCGAACTGCCAACGAGCTTTGTTTTCCGAAACCCTCATTTTCTGAGCTGCCTGTGCGGCAGCGAACTTGCTGCTGGCGGTGCTGGCGGCTACGGCGGTTTTCTGAGCTGCCTGTGCGGCAGCGAACTGGATTGCAAATCCTCCAACTATTTGATTTTTAAAGAACAAATAGCACAACTAGCCCAACACCCCAATTCTTATGGATGGAGCTAAGTTATTGATTTTTCAAGAGGCAATAGCAAGCCCCAGAAAAAGGGTCAAAACCACGGAATGGAGCCCCCCAGGCTCAAACCATAGGTATTGAAACTGCCATCTGTACCTTCAATCTGCAGCGCACCATGGTCCACAAATAGGCAGAACGGTTGGCCTGTACTGCTGCTGCGCAGTTGCGCAAAAGGCAGATTAGGCTTGCGCTCCACCGTGTCTGGAATGGCCGCAGCGGCTTGCTCCGCAGTTTCGCCCTTGCGGGTCATGCGACGGCGGCGCAGGCGGTCGGCGCTGGTTTTGAACTGGCGGCGCTGCACCAAGCGATGCTTGGCGTCGATAGGAACCGAACCGAGCGTCGAAACCTGCACATGATCACGCATGCCTTTGAGCCATTCCTGCCCCATCAACTCGTCCAGCGCGCCTGAGACACCGTGCAATCGCAGCACTGCGCCCAATGTTCGCCTGGAAAGCGGCGTATTCACATGCTGCGGAAAGCTCACGCCAATGTCGCTGGCCTTGAGTTGCACCAATGCACGGTGCAACTTGGCCATCAGCGCGCCCAGCAAATGGGCATGGCTGAACTCCGGATCGGGCAGCAGCGTGATATCGATGTAATGCGTGGTCATGTTTTAGCTCGCATCGCCAAACACGCCGCCACGGATCAGCACCGCCATCACAAAGTGCTGCTGTTCCACGGCAGGCACCTGGTCTTTGAGCAGCCAGTTATCCAGCAAGGTATAGAAGTCCAGCTTTTGCTTGGGCTGGCGGTAGGCCTTGCCTTGCGTGGTGACCGAGCCGTAGGGCTCGACGGCGATTGGTCCCAACTCACCCGCGCCTTCATACCAGGTATCGATGGTGCGGATGGCATTGCCGATTTTTTGCGAATGCATGGCAGCCACTTGATCCACCTCATACAGGGTCTTGCTCTTTTTGCTGGCGCCCTTGTCCAGAATCAGCTCCTGCGAGGGGAATACCTCCTGCCCAGCACCCACACGCACAAAAGCAGTGATTTGCAGCAGCACATGGCGCTTGCCCGCCAAGCCTTCGGCAATCACGGCGCCCAACTCTTGTACTTTAGAATCGATAGCATCCAGCGCTCGCATGCTGTGCTCCAGAGCCTTAAAAGACCAAGATTGATCGGCCTTGCCGTCTTTCAGCACGGCCACTTCAACCAGCACCTCTTCTGCGCCCTGGCGGTTGCGCCACAGAAAGCGGCCGCTGGCCAGATTGGCGGCATAGCGGTTGCCCAGTTCTGAAAAGCCATACTTCTGCACATAGCCTTGCACGGTTTGCAGCAACTTGGCCTGGTATTCAGCGCTGTTGCAGGCAGACGGCATACCAGCGCCAGCCAGCACACGCAAGGTGAACTGAACTTTCAGCGTGTCTGCATCAGCAGGCAGAGCGGCCACATCCACGGTTTGAAGGTTGGGATTCTCAATCGCGGCATCCAGCTTGGCGGGGTCCTGGTCCTTGGCCTTCAAGCGGTTGCTGATGGTGCCGCGTACCGATTTTTCGCGGATGGAAACGGTGGGCCAACTTGCGGCGGCAGCGCGGTCACCCCAATCGCCAGCGCGGAAGATAGCGTCAGAAGGGTCCAGCTTGCGCTCAAAAGCCAGGACAGATGCGGTTTTCAGAGTATTCGACATGGTGATAAATCCTTGATCAATTCGTTGAAATTTGGGAAGCAAGAAGAAGCGACGCAGCGCACGGTCTAGTCATCGACATAGTCGTCATCCTCCTCGTCCCATCCATCGTCCTGGCCTTCACCGTCCGCCAGCGCTGACTTCGGTTGGTAATCATTGCGGCAACGGTACAGGCCCTTGGTTTCATCCACTTCAGCGCGCCACAACAGCTGCTGCAGGTCGTTCAAGCGGTGCGGGCTAATCCACTCGCCCAGCGAATAGATCGACTCCACAAAGCGCAGCGGCGTCGCCATGTCCCGCGCATTGGCCACCGTGCCTGCGTCATGGCTGACGGATAGCGCCGCATAGCCCACGGGAATCGGCACCGTCCAGCCACTGCCTTTGGCTCGCAGCGGGTCGCCCCAGCGCACCTTGCCATCCAGAGCTGGTTTGCCATCAGGGTCTGGCAACGCCTCGTGGTTAAAGCGCGAGGCGTGCAGCCATGCATCCAGCAAGCTGGCTTGCCCATCTTTTTTGCGCAGATGCGCCAGACGATCCGCCAGCAAATCGTCGCGCCCCACCAAGGCAAAGCCCGGCAGCCATTGACGACGCCATTGACGAAAGGCCTGAACGCGCTGATCGGGGTCTTCTGGCAGCAAGGCCATCCAAGGCCGCACTTTTTTGCCGGGGACTGGGCGAGACGGCAGCAAGCTACCGCCGGCCACACGCATTTGGGCCGCAATCTCGCCCACCTGCGCGGCCCAATCGGCCATGCGGTCTTCACCACCTTGCACCACCACACTGGCCGCACCAGAAGGTAATTTTTCTGCCACCGCAAAGATCAGCGACACCTGCAAATGCATGCGCCCCTCTTCCACAATCGCGGCGGTGCTGCCGTCCTTGTCCACGGGGTTGCGCGTCAGGTTAAAGGTGCGCACATAGCCCTGAGTGACCTGCTCCTGGTGGTGATGGCATACCACGCCGACGCTCAGCAGCTGCAGCGGAATCTGTGCTTGCGCCAGCTTGCGCTGCAGCGCCCACATCAGCCCTGTGAAGGCAGTGATGGATGGGAAACCATGCGTGAGCGGGCTAGAGATTGCATTGGCGTTTTGCACGCGCAAATGCGGTAATACCAAAATAGCTTGGGGTTGAAGCTTGCTCATGCAGACTCTCCCCGTTCTGCCACCAACTCCGCATGTGTTTTGCGGATGGGGATGTAGTGCGGCGCATCCAGCTTGTCGCGCAGCTCTCGCAATTGCTGCTTGAAACCATCTTCATCGGTCAGCAGCTCTTTGCGCCATTGGCGTGCTTCCACATCGCCGACGGGGAGCTGGTTCTTGAGTTGCTTGTTGAGCCAGCGCGCAAAGGATTTTCCGATTTCCGCAGGCCAATCCATATACATCCAGTCATGGGCAAACTGCACTTCTTCTTTCAACTCGGCACGCAAAGGGTCCAGCCAAAGCTGCTCCATATAGTCCAAGTCTTTGAAGCGTTCATCGTCCTTGCTCCAGCCGGCTTGTGCCAGTTGCTGCAACTCACCTGCAAATGCCACCAGCTCATCCAGCAGTGCATCGGTAAAAGCTTCACGGCGCTGGCGTGTTGCCAAATTAGGCTCGGGCTCTGATGCCAGAAATTTGCGCAAAGCACGTAGCGTGCGACGCACCTCTGGCCGCGCGATAAACAGACGATCAAACACAGAGACCGCATGCACAGGCATGCGCACAGCACTGGGCGTCCACGCCGGAGGCAGTGAAGCCAGCAGATAGTTCACCCCGCCACGCTCACTATTGAGCTGCGAGATATTCTGTGGCTTTGTGCCACCCATTTTTTGCGCAGCCAGACCGGGGTAGTCATGAAACACACCGCCATGTGGTTTGCGTTCACGGCGCGCAATGCGGGCGGCTTTGTTGGCATCGCCAAAGCGGTGCTCTTGAATCTCGCCATGCACTGCATGGGCCAGCGATGTGGCGTACAGCGGCGCAAATAGCTCGTACTGCGCATCGTCGGCCGCGTCATCCCCCGTCAACCAGTACAGCTGCTTGGCGCGGCCGTGGCTGCTGGGACCACCCGTACGCGCTGCCGTCAATGACACAAAGGCATCACGCAGCGCTTTGGCCTGTGCCGGGTCATCGTGCAAGGCTTGCAATGCAGCGGCATCTTCCGCCAACAAAGCAGCCAGCAGGCTCTGCCCTGCTACTTGCAACTTGAGGAACTTGTAAACATCCAGCGCTGCGGCATTGCCCACCACATCGCCCGCAAAGTCAGCGCCCAGTGCATGGCTGCCCAGCTCTGCCAAGGCAGGCAATTGCGCAGGCTCTACATACAAATTGGTGCCACGCGCATCAGGGTGAATGGGCTTGAGCGAATGGGTGACAGCCTGGATTTGCTGCACGCGCCTGGCTGCATCTTCGAGCCAGACATCTCGCACAAAAGAAGCGATGACTTCATCTCGTTGGGGATCGTCAGGTTTGAGCTTATCGAGCTTGGTTTGCAATCGTTCTTGCAAGAACCGCTCAATTTCCGCCCGCCAACCTGCCTTGCCACCTGTTACAGGGGCATTGGACATAGGGATACACCTTTTGAAAATTTAAAAGATAGAATCCCTCCGTTTCACACAGAAACAGAGGGATTACTGGTTGCTAAGGTGAACCACCCCTTATGCTCTTCTGAGCATTTGGCTAATTGACATAGCACCCCCTTTCTCCTGCTTGCCTCGACAGCAATGTGTTTAACTAAGCCTCGATACAGCACCACCTGTATCGAGGCTTTATCTTAAGACAATTTTTTAAACCAATCAACTTCTTTTTGTATTTTCTTAAAAATAAGATCATCCTGGCTGCTCTCCATAAGTGCTATCGTTAGCACTCCTGTCGACAAGACAGCTTAGAAAAATCACCTTCTATTTGGTGGTGTCTCTTATCTCTGCTGAACAAGCAGCTCAGGCTTTCTTCGCAAAGCCCAACGCCGCATGCCACCACCACCCGCGCTGACTATCCGGCAGGCTGGCGGTGGCATAACGCTTGGCACAGTCTTGTAGCGGCAGGCCCTGCGCTTCGGCCAACTGGCGTAACGCTTCGAGCAAATCCATTTGTACCCACGGCTGCACGCTGTGCTGCAGACTAGACGGCAGCGAGGCATCGGGCACGGTGTGGCGCATGGATTCATCAATACAGACATAGAGCTGCTCGTCGCGGCGGTCGCCATCGACCACGCGGTGCAGCAACAGTGTTTCTTCGTCCTCATCCGGCAACAGCACCACATCCACGCGCTGCATCGGGTCGTCACGAAACCGCTGGTACTGGGGCAACACACCTGTCAACCTTAGGCTTTGGGGCAACGCTTTATCAGCCTCATACCAAGCCAGACAAGCATCGCGTTTGACGGCCGTGGTCGTTGCGCTGTCGGCTTCGCGCGGCAGCATGGTGTCGCGCATGCGGGCATGCTCTAAATCCACCCAGTTACGG
This window encodes:
- the csy3 gene encoding type I-F CRISPR-associated protein Csy3, whose amino-acid sequence is MSNTLKTASVLAFERKLDPSDAIFRAGDWGDRAAAASWPTVSIREKSVRGTISNRLKAKDQDPAKLDAAIENPNLQTVDVAALPADADTLKVQFTLRVLAGAGMPSACNSAEYQAKLLQTVQGYVQKYGFSELGNRYAANLASGRFLWRNRQGAEEVLVEVAVLKDGKADQSWSFKALEHSMRALDAIDSKVQELGAVIAEGLAGKRHVLLQITAFVRVGAGQEVFPSQELILDKGASKKSKTLYEVDQVAAMHSQKIGNAIRTIDTWYEGAGELGPIAVEPYGSVTTQGKAYRQPKQKLDFYTLLDNWLLKDQVPAVEQQHFVMAVLIRGGVFGDAS
- the csy2 gene encoding type I-F CRISPR-associated protein Csy2, giving the protein MSKLQPQAILVLPHLRVQNANAISSPLTHGFPSITAFTGLMWALQRKLAQAQIPLQLLSVGVVCHHHQEQVTQGYVRTFNLTRNPVDKDGSTAAIVEEGRMHLQVSLIFAVAEKLPSGAASVVVQGGEDRMADWAAQVGEIAAQMRVAGGSLLPSRPVPGKKVRPWMALLPEDPDQRVQAFRQWRRQWLPGFALVGRDDLLADRLAHLRKKDGQASLLDAWLHASRFNHEALPDPDGKPALDGKVRWGDPLRAKGSGWTVPIPVGYAALSVSHDAGTVANARDMATPLRFVESIYSLGEWISPHRLNDLQQLLWRAEVDETKGLYRCRNDYQPKSALADGEGQDDGWDEEDDDYVDD
- a CDS encoding metallophosphoesterase, which encodes MSLVQPLPSGALDIVGDIHGEYDALVQLLAHLGYDHEGQHPEGRHLVFVGDFCDRGPDSPSVLGLVGRMLASGNAHAVLGNHEINLLREDAKDGSGWFFDSRAEADQPKYAPFARMPEAEIPDMLQTLNRLPVALEREDLRVVHAAWLPIQIAMARELPAGSARRSYDHFEQIAAERAIINRVAQRMREEDRNWPHSLEDLRYEPPFLPAHSERELAKAMVNPLKVLTTGVERECRRPFYAGGKWRFVERVAWWNEYTEAPAVIVGHYWRRLRPSDAPAHGSQFENLFGSTPPLSWHGQRNNVFCVDFSVGARWLNRLRGEDPSERSKLAAMRWPERVLVFDDGTQAMSERFGDDSYG
- the cas6f gene encoding type I-F CRISPR-associated endoribonuclease Cas6/Csy4, whose translation is MTTHYIDITLLPDPEFSHAHLLGALMAKLHRALVQLKASDIGVSFPQHVNTPLSRRTLGAVLRLHGVSGALDELMGQEWLKGMRDHVQVSTLGSVPIDAKHRLVQRRQFKTSADRLRRRRMTRKGETAEQAAAAIPDTVERKPNLPFAQLRSSSTGQPFCLFVDHGALQIEGTDGSFNTYGLSLGGSIPWF
- a CDS encoding sensor histidine kinase, yielding MTSQSGRKWPYLFILMQSAILLSWYLLFDRKNKYILIVIILTLATIGFTLSLQILLSLTKLSPPLQHQAEEISEEVRKERARIAAELHDTLGLQLLQALTLLEAQPPFSPHPARELLEQSLVDLRLIVDSIDSADDNLATQMAKLRHRLTPTLTRKGLELHWSVSNPELQVGPLTSLSLPRGQIAHQILKVFQTSISNIVEHSQASEIWVTLQPDKCENSSNPDWDWYLCIEDNGKGFNLQQVLADASQAGQGIKNMFHRMAHIGADLQIQARQDGGTQVLIRWRQRELRESLKP
- a CDS encoding thymidylate synthase, whose product is MNSTTSALRPVRCQYETFMRHVFEHGASKTDRTGTGTRSVFGYQMRFNLNEGFPLVTTKKVHLKSIILELLWFLRGDSNVKWLQERGCTIWDEWADKETGDLGPVYGVQWRSWPKADGTHIDQIAEVVKQLKSSPDSRRIIVSAWNVAELDQMALMPCHSFFQFYVADGKLSCQLYQRSADIFLGVPFNIASYALLTHMLAQQCDLHVGDFIWTGGDCHIYNNHFEQVQTQLARQPFAYPTLNIKRKPDSIFGYEYEDFEVLDYQHHAGIKATVAV
- a CDS encoding dihydrofolate reductase, yielding MAIQLIYARAANGVIGKDNTMPWHLPEDMAHFKELTHGCAVIMGRKTWDSLPPRFRPLPGRTNIVVTRQDGWQPEPASDQVVRATSLEAALELGQKLSQDVWVIGGAQIYAQALPLADAVEVTEIGCDYEGDAFAPELGADWKAVRRSEHVSAKGLPYSFTRFEHA
- the csy1 gene encoding type I-F CRISPR-associated protein Csy1; the protein is MQERLQTKLDKLKPDDPQRDEVIASFVRDVWLEDAARRVQQIQAVTHSLKPIHPDARGTNLYVEPAQLPALAELGSHALGADFAGDVVGNAAALDVYKFLKLQVAGQSLLAALLAEDAAALQALHDDPAQAKALRDAFVSLTAARTGGPSSHGRAKQLYWLTGDDAADDAQYELFAPLYATSLAHAVHGEIQEHRFGDANKAARIARRERKPHGGVFHDYPGLAAQKMGGTKPQNISQLNSERGGVNYLLASLPPAWTPSAVRMPVHAVSVFDRLFIARPEVRRTLRALRKFLASEPEPNLATRQRREAFTDALLDELVAFAGELQQLAQAGWSKDDERFKDLDYMEQLWLDPLRAELKEEVQFAHDWMYMDWPAEIGKSFARWLNKQLKNQLPVGDVEARQWRKELLTDEDGFKQQLRELRDKLDAPHYIPIRKTHAELVAERGESA